One segment of Desulfosudis oleivorans Hxd3 DNA contains the following:
- a CDS encoding exo-beta-N-acetylmuramidase NamZ family protein, giving the protein MRTRPGIEILCESPGRWPLTGRLGLLANPASVDGHLRHARDLLRETFPGRLTALFSPQHGFFAEKQDNMVESAGFTDPDLGIPVFSLYGDTRIPTPEMMDAIDTLVIDLQDAGTRVYTFIYTLSYCMEAARDHGKPVVVLDRPNPINGITMEGNLLAPEWASFVGRYPLPMRHGLTIGELARLFNDRFGIGCDLTVVPMAHWQRSMRFADTGLPWVAPSPNLPTPDSALVYPGQVIWEGTNISEGRGTTRPFEYFGAPFLDTHAVAARIQPEFLKGVVLRPMVFEPTSSKWQGVPCQGFQIHPVAPDHYRSYTLSLALLQVVINIHGDAFAWKPPPYEYEHERMPIDLILGDGNLRKRIEQQEEIFALEQEWHDDLESFKTLSKNFHLYT; this is encoded by the coding sequence ATGAGAACCAGACCAGGCATCGAGATACTGTGTGAATCGCCGGGCCGGTGGCCCCTGACCGGACGGCTGGGACTGCTGGCCAACCCCGCGTCCGTAGATGGGCACCTGCGCCATGCCAGGGACCTGCTCCGCGAAACGTTTCCCGGCCGGCTGACCGCCCTCTTTTCCCCCCAGCACGGGTTTTTTGCCGAAAAACAGGACAACATGGTCGAGTCCGCCGGTTTTACAGACCCCGACCTGGGCATTCCGGTCTTCAGTCTCTACGGTGACACCCGGATTCCCACCCCGGAAATGATGGATGCCATCGACACCCTGGTCATCGACCTTCAGGATGCCGGCACCCGGGTCTATACCTTTATTTACACCCTGTCCTACTGTATGGAAGCGGCCCGTGATCACGGGAAACCGGTGGTGGTGCTGGACCGGCCCAACCCGATAAACGGCATCACCATGGAGGGAAACCTTCTGGCGCCGGAATGGGCCTCTTTTGTGGGACGGTATCCCCTTCCCATGCGCCACGGCCTGACCATCGGCGAACTGGCCCGGCTTTTCAACGACCGGTTCGGCATCGGGTGTGACCTGACCGTTGTGCCCATGGCCCACTGGCAGCGGTCCATGCGATTTGCCGACACCGGCCTGCCCTGGGTGGCGCCCTCGCCCAACCTGCCCACGCCGGATTCAGCGCTTGTTTATCCCGGCCAGGTGATCTGGGAAGGCACCAACATCTCCGAAGGCCGGGGCACCACCCGGCCCTTTGAATATTTCGGCGCCCCCTTTCTTGATACGCACGCCGTGGCGGCCCGCATTCAACCCGAATTTTTAAAAGGCGTGGTGCTGCGGCCCATGGTGTTTGAACCCACGTCGAGCAAGTGGCAGGGCGTGCCGTGTCAGGGCTTTCAAATTCACCCGGTCGCGCCTGATCATTACCGTTCCTATACGCTCTCCCTGGCCCTGCTGCAGGTGGTGATCAATATTCACGGCGATGCCTTTGCATGGAAACCGCCGCCCTACGAATATGAACATGAGCGCATGCCCATTGACCTGATCCTGGGGGACGGCAACCTGCGAAAACGGATCGAACAGCAGGAAGAAATTTTCGCCCTGGAACAGGAATGGCACGACGATCTTGAATCGTTTAAGACCCTGAGCAAAAACTTTCACCTCTACACATAA
- a CDS encoding ribonuclease HI has translation MSTDTPGWKRMAFKNNKVWVETGPAGDLLVQDGKVRIKYQLDQPHEYRVHKESLRPLDRPGAAPATSTVKSPAKKKPVPAKNFAGNGTEVAAAMAEKDAIQVFTDGAASGNPGPAGIGVLLIYGNSQKTISRYIGHATNNIAELKAIEAALLEIKNKKLPVRLFTDSAYSLGALTLGWKAQKNVELIAGIQKLMRTFSDLKIFKVKGHAGMAENETADRLATEAIQKLAE, from the coding sequence GTGAGCACTGACACGCCGGGCTGGAAGCGGATGGCCTTTAAAAACAACAAGGTGTGGGTTGAAACCGGCCCGGCCGGTGACCTGCTGGTCCAGGACGGAAAGGTGCGTATCAAGTATCAGCTGGATCAGCCCCATGAGTACCGTGTGCATAAGGAAAGCCTTCGCCCCCTTGACCGGCCTGGCGCGGCCCCGGCAACATCAACGGTAAAATCACCGGCAAAAAAGAAGCCCGTCCCGGCAAAAAATTTTGCGGGAAATGGAACAGAGGTAGCGGCGGCAATGGCGGAAAAAGACGCCATTCAGGTCTTCACCGACGGGGCCGCCTCGGGCAATCCCGGCCCGGCCGGCATCGGCGTGCTGCTGATATACGGCAACAGCCAAAAAACCATCTCCCGCTACATCGGCCACGCCACCAACAACATCGCCGAGCTCAAGGCCATTGAAGCGGCCCTGCTGGAAATCAAAAACAAAAAACTGCCGGTGCGCCTTTTCACGGACAGCGCTTATTCCCTGGGCGCGCTCACCCTGGGCTGGAAGGCGCAGAAAAACGTGGAACTGATTGCCGGCATTCAAAAGCTGATGCGAACATTTTCAGACCTGAAAATTTTCAAGGTCAAGGGTCATGCCGGCATGGCGGAAAACGAGACAGCGGACCGGCTGGCCACCGAGGCGATTCAGAAGCTTGCGGAATAA
- a CDS encoding NAD(P)H-dependent oxidoreductase, with amino-acid sequence MFALGLMGSPRKKGNSAYLLSAFLKALEAKGAVTHTVVVAEKEVLPCIGCTYCEKHGRCFQQTDDMAKEMYGLFRRADIVVAATPMYFYSAPAQLKMVIDRTQTLWSRNYRLNLRDPRAGSRAGFMLSLGATKGKNLFEGINLTARYFFDAVSAEFTGWLGYRRIENPGDMEKQEGLAADIAAEVSKLDALFARKKMVFVGTDNTCTSRMAEAFAMAMAGDRVEAMSAGMSPAEKIDPEMEAAMAEKGVDMAFGRPRLMDDVLSEIKPGIVVTVGIVPDFTPVPGAQVVAWEIPNIEDRSPEGVRRLRDDIEARVAALIQG; translated from the coding sequence ATGTTTGCACTGGGATTGATGGGCAGTCCGCGAAAAAAAGGCAACTCCGCCTACCTGCTTTCCGCCTTTCTCAAGGCGCTTGAAGCAAAGGGGGCTGTCACCCATACCGTGGTGGTGGCGGAAAAAGAGGTGCTGCCCTGCATCGGCTGCACCTACTGCGAAAAGCACGGCCGCTGTTTTCAGCAGACCGATGACATGGCAAAGGAAATGTACGGCCTGTTCCGCCGGGCCGATATCGTGGTGGCGGCTACGCCCATGTATTTCTACAGTGCCCCGGCCCAGCTGAAGATGGTGATCGACCGGACCCAGACCCTCTGGTCCCGCAACTACCGGCTGAACCTGCGCGATCCCCGGGCCGGGAGCCGGGCCGGGTTCATGCTCTCCCTGGGCGCCACAAAAGGGAAAAACCTTTTTGAGGGCATCAACCTCACGGCCCGCTATTTTTTTGACGCGGTCAGCGCTGAATTTACCGGCTGGCTGGGCTACCGCCGGATCGAGAACCCCGGAGACATGGAAAAGCAGGAGGGGCTTGCCGCCGATATCGCGGCGGAAGTCAGCAAGCTGGACGCCCTGTTTGCCCGCAAAAAAATGGTGTTTGTGGGCACGGACAACACGTGCACCAGCCGCATGGCCGAAGCGTTTGCCATGGCCATGGCCGGTGACCGGGTGGAAGCCATGAGCGCCGGTATGAGCCCGGCGGAAAAGATCGATCCTGAAATGGAGGCCGCCATGGCGGAAAAGGGTGTGGACATGGCTTTTGGCCGCCCCCGTTTAATGGATGACGTGCTGTCGGAGATAAAACCCGGTATCGTGGTGACCGTTGGCATCGTTCCCGATTTTACCCCGGTGCCCGGCGCTCAGGTCGTGGCATGGGAGATTCCGAATATCGAAGACCGATCCCCGGAAGGGGTGCGCCGCCTGCGGGATGATATTGAAGCGAGGGTGGCGGCACTCATTCAGGGATAA
- a CDS encoding class I SAM-dependent methyltransferase yields the protein MVPIDRQAGFWDRVARDRSFTHALEPERFLPLVPETGRILDVGCGYGRIGDQLYRMGYTDVWGVDVSEKMIERGRKTFPHLRLDILPGTGLPHDSNCFDAVLLFAVLNCIPTDAGQSALVADIFRVLRPGGIVYISDYWIQPDARNRRRYDQFKERYGMYGVFEIDGGGVVRHHTRQWTETLLAGFQTIDLYDIKVTTMNGNPALGFQYIGRKPEEER from the coding sequence ATGGTGCCAATTGACCGGCAGGCCGGCTTCTGGGACCGGGTGGCGCGGGACAGGTCATTTACCCACGCGCTGGAGCCGGAGCGGTTTTTGCCCCTGGTCCCTGAAACCGGCCGCATTCTGGATGTGGGGTGCGGCTACGGCCGTATCGGCGATCAGCTTTACCGGATGGGATACACCGATGTTTGGGGTGTGGATGTGTCGGAAAAGATGATTGAGCGGGGCCGGAAAACATTCCCCCATCTTCGCCTGGACATCCTGCCCGGCACCGGCCTGCCCCATGATTCGAATTGTTTTGACGCGGTACTGCTGTTTGCCGTGCTCAACTGCATTCCCACGGATGCCGGCCAGTCGGCCCTGGTCGCGGACATTTTCCGCGTGCTGCGCCCCGGGGGCATTGTCTACATCAGCGATTACTGGATTCAGCCCGATGCCCGGAACCGCCGGCGGTACGACCAATTCAAAGAGAGATACGGCATGTACGGCGTGTTTGAGATTGACGGCGGCGGCGTGGTGCGGCACCATACCCGGCAGTGGACAGAGACCCTGCTTGCCGGCTTTCAGACCATAGACCTTTATGATATAAAAGTAACCACGATGAATGGTAACCCGGCTTTGGGGTTTCAGTATATCGGCAGGAAACCGGAAGAAGAGCGGTGA
- a CDS encoding DUF3786 domain-containing protein, protein MSNPGSIFEKTYIDYLAQVNRLDIGARASRLGIETAGEKGVRVPLLGQAFHVSGKAVQDAGGRRPGFDLCVVLCKYLLLCPDSPPEGEEWVTYRGLKDAGPLTVFFKNEVEQAIAACFAGRLPALRNACAALGGQVRDPDGAYDLVAWFAALPRVPLLLQFNDKDEEFAAECRLLFEERAEAYLDAECLAMLGRHLRKRLRQKGRQDNGAN, encoded by the coding sequence ATGTCAAATCCCGGTTCCATATTTGAAAAAACCTACATCGATTACCTGGCCCAGGTCAACCGCCTCGACATCGGTGCCCGTGCTTCCCGGCTGGGAATCGAAACCGCCGGTGAAAAAGGAGTGCGGGTGCCGTTGCTGGGCCAGGCGTTCCATGTCTCCGGAAAAGCGGTCCAGGATGCCGGTGGCCGGCGGCCCGGCTTTGACCTGTGCGTGGTGCTCTGCAAATATTTGCTTCTCTGCCCGGACTCGCCCCCTGAAGGGGAGGAATGGGTCACTTACCGGGGACTGAAGGATGCCGGTCCGTTGACGGTGTTTTTCAAGAATGAGGTGGAGCAGGCCATTGCCGCCTGTTTTGCCGGCCGGTTGCCGGCCTTGCGCAATGCCTGTGCCGCGCTGGGCGGCCAGGTCCGCGACCCCGATGGCGCGTATGACCTGGTGGCATGGTTTGCCGCCTTGCCCAGAGTTCCCCTGCTGTTGCAGTTCAATGACAAAGACGAGGAGTTTGCAGCCGAATGTCGTCTGCTGTTCGAGGAGCGGGCCGAGGCGTATCTTGATGCCGAATGTTTGGCCATGCTGGGCCGGCACCTGCGAAAGCGGTTGCGGCAGAAGGGAAGGCAGGACAATGGTGCCAATTGA
- a CDS encoding 1-acyl-sn-glycerol-3-phosphate acyltransferase, translated as MFDSIKSAVSAMGRFFAGYTGRLLDNTHDHFLSFFPQQSGILTRAVSALFFSKTAIGDDKTARIQENSKSGIIVYVSKYKSKIEFLLCNTQYARHDLPAPEVAIGQRIVLLQPAGRIFRVVLANLDYFFRHFSFLTPYKTDYFKKQLTGGSTAFFSLFGNRTFYPRLMKSNTNPVQELIRIQKSTTTPIFIVPQVLFFSKRPLKTKPGLLDFFFGGLTKRPGRIRRLFTLFSNPKSTFLELCEPINLKYFLEDPENINMREEYQALALRRLLLSRINLLRQRVTGPVLKSREEIKEAIMGSRRLQSFVEEVAAETGQPVRQTSKEAYEYLDEIAANYSLNWVMTYDMVLTWMLKHIFDGMAIDHENLNRLKQVSQQAPLIFVPTHKSHLDYLVLSYVLYYNNIACPHIAAGKNLSFWPLGPIFRGGGAFFMRRTFKGQKLYSKVFFEYIYKILQEGFNVEFFLEGGRSRTGKMLSPKTGLLSIILDAYAQGACSDLMFVPVNIGYDRIIEEASYIREIKGGEKKAENLPELIKARKSLKSRYGKVYVNFNEPLSLKEFLAHTGTDLAALDPDARREFIGTLSHILTKRIDNVTTVTPYSIVSCAILTCPRKRFTSDYLMSIMETYLTCLQSLGVRLADTITSNHAYAFNNALDAFVSRKLIEHFEIDSDKENPLFMINESKRPTMEYYKNTCICFFVPVAFTALAVLERNTFQFNTTDLTKPFAFLRHLLENEFVLSIETPDPEFIKESMTAFQADDMIIPGDQGHGSYDLTPEGLKKLKLFAAFLAPYFESYLVVLNYLKQKESSPNGKPADEKEEIKHLLAHGKKMFKNNEIERLEALSKLTVQNAYHFFMDQQVITADDRTKADFYEDRIHTFLMLMA; from the coding sequence ATGTTTGATTCCATCAAAAGCGCGGTCAGCGCCATGGGTCGTTTTTTCGCCGGTTACACCGGCCGGCTGCTGGACAACACCCACGACCATTTCCTGTCCTTTTTCCCGCAACAGAGCGGCATTCTGACCCGCGCGGTGTCGGCCCTCTTTTTTTCAAAAACCGCCATTGGAGACGACAAGACCGCGCGAATCCAGGAAAATTCAAAATCCGGCATCATTGTGTATGTCTCCAAGTACAAAAGTAAAATAGAGTTTCTGCTCTGCAACACCCAGTACGCCAGGCACGACCTGCCGGCCCCGGAAGTGGCCATCGGCCAGCGGATCGTTTTGCTGCAGCCGGCCGGCCGTATTTTCAGGGTGGTCCTGGCCAACCTGGACTATTTTTTCCGGCATTTCTCCTTTCTGACGCCTTATAAAACCGATTATTTCAAAAAACAGCTCACCGGGGGCAGCACCGCCTTTTTTTCGTTATTCGGCAACCGCACCTTTTACCCCCGGCTGATGAAATCCAATACCAACCCGGTCCAGGAACTGATCCGTATTCAAAAAAGCACCACCACCCCTATCTTCATTGTTCCCCAGGTGCTTTTTTTTTCCAAACGGCCCCTGAAGACCAAGCCGGGCCTGCTTGACTTCTTCTTCGGCGGCCTGACCAAGCGGCCGGGCAGAATACGGCGCCTGTTTACCCTGTTTTCCAACCCCAAAAGCACCTTTCTTGAACTCTGCGAGCCGATCAACCTGAAATATTTCCTGGAAGACCCGGAAAACATCAACATGCGGGAGGAGTACCAGGCACTGGCCCTGCGCCGCCTGCTGCTCTCCCGGATCAACCTGCTGCGCCAGCGGGTCACCGGTCCGGTCTTAAAATCCCGGGAAGAGATCAAGGAAGCCATCATGGGCAGCCGCCGGCTCCAGTCGTTTGTGGAAGAGGTGGCCGCTGAAACTGGCCAGCCGGTGCGCCAGACAAGCAAGGAGGCATACGAATACCTGGATGAGATCGCCGCCAACTACAGCCTGAACTGGGTCATGACCTACGACATGGTGCTGACCTGGATGCTGAAGCATATTTTTGACGGCATGGCCATTGATCATGAAAACCTCAACCGGCTCAAGCAGGTGTCGCAACAGGCGCCCCTGATCTTCGTGCCCACCCATAAAAGTCACCTGGACTACCTGGTGCTCTCTTACGTGCTTTATTACAACAACATCGCCTGCCCCCATATCGCGGCCGGCAAAAATCTCTCCTTCTGGCCCCTGGGACCCATCTTCCGGGGTGGCGGCGCCTTTTTCATGCGGCGCACCTTCAAGGGGCAGAAGCTCTATTCAAAAGTATTTTTTGAGTACATCTACAAAATTCTTCAGGAAGGGTTTAATGTAGAGTTCTTCCTGGAAGGCGGCCGCAGCCGGACCGGCAAGATGCTCTCCCCAAAAACCGGTCTGCTCTCCATTATTCTGGACGCGTATGCCCAGGGCGCATGCAGCGATCTGATGTTTGTGCCGGTCAACATCGGGTATGACCGGATCATTGAAGAGGCCTCCTATATTCGCGAAATCAAGGGCGGTGAAAAAAAGGCGGAAAACCTGCCGGAACTGATCAAGGCCAGGAAATCCCTCAAATCCAGGTATGGCAAGGTTTACGTCAACTTCAACGAGCCCCTCTCGCTCAAGGAGTTTCTGGCCCACACCGGCACCGATCTTGCCGCTCTTGATCCGGACGCACGGCGGGAGTTTATCGGCACCCTCTCCCACATCCTGACCAAACGTATCGACAATGTCACCACGGTGACCCCTTACAGCATCGTCTCCTGCGCTATTCTCACCTGCCCCCGGAAACGGTTCACATCAGACTACCTGATGTCCATCATGGAGACCTATCTGACCTGCCTGCAATCCCTGGGAGTCCGGCTGGCGGACACCATCACCTCCAACCATGCCTATGCGTTTAACAACGCGCTGGACGCCTTTGTCAGCCGCAAGCTTATTGAACACTTTGAGATCGACAGCGACAAGGAGAACCCGCTGTTCATGATCAACGAGTCCAAACGGCCCACCATGGAGTATTATAAAAACACCTGCATCTGCTTTTTTGTGCCGGTTGCGTTCACCGCTCTTGCCGTTCTGGAGCGCAACACCTTTCAGTTCAACACCACGGACCTGACCAAGCCCTTTGCGTTTCTCCGGCACCTTCTTGAAAATGAGTTTGTGCTGAGCATTGAGACCCCGGACCCGGAATTTATCAAAGAGAGCATGACAGCGTTCCAGGCGGACGACATGATCATTCCCGGCGACCAGGGTCATGGTTCGTATGACCTGACACCGGAAGGCCTGAAAAAATTAAAACTGTTTGCCGCTTTTCTGGCCCCCTATTTTGAGTCCTACCTGGTGGTGCTCAATTACCTGAAACAGAAAGAATCATCGCCGAACGGCAAACCCGCAGACGAGAAAGAAGAGATCAAACATCTCCTGGCTCACGGTAAAAAAATGTTTAAAAACAATGAAATAGAGCGCCTTGAAGCCCTTTCCAAGCTCACGGTCCAGAATGCCTACCACTTTTTTATGGATCAGCAGGTGATTACCGCTGACGACAGGACCAAGGCCGATTTTTACGAAGACCGGATTCACACCTTCCTGATGCTGATGGCATGA
- a CDS encoding sugar phosphate nucleotidyltransferase encodes MTLMETSGEWRALVLAAGFGKRLLPYTRLTPKPLFTIDNRPLLEIVLTRLADAGCRGAIVNTHHLHEKIESFLWRQGYPMPVQTRYEPEILGTGGAIANCADFLNSGPFLVINSDIYTDIDPADVLRFHHGHDAPVTLVLHDFPRFNRVWVDEKDRITGFGENRKAEAAGIRQLAFTGIHVIDPRIFEFLPPAGAFSNIIEVYDRMISEGVPLQAMTVSGHTWHDIGTPGDYRQTAFERTVETAQIRAFGKATPVRLQEIAPDGSDARWARLVSDSGSLVACDRGIRAVEGTGETQAYEAIGRHFYDKGVHVPKIHNADPFAGLVVMEDLGPTSLQDLVLRAHTEESTVGLYLPVIRNLITLAVKGAQGFDPAWTCQTPEYDKTLVLEKECRYFTQAFVSGYLGLEGFYKRLYDEFEIVVDKTLTFGFKLIIHRDMQSRNIMIKDKNPFFIDFQGARIGPVQYDLASLLIDPYVALPQPVQERLVHEYMDRFEEYQAFDPANFLKGYACCKVTRNLQMLGAFGFLTQKGKKQFARYIPTAAASLPGHVEEMEQAIDKPFPKLKALARDIAERIRANGQNSS; translated from the coding sequence ATGACACTGATGGAAACATCCGGAGAGTGGCGCGCCCTGGTCCTGGCCGCCGGTTTTGGTAAGCGGCTGCTGCCTTATACCCGGCTCACGCCCAAGCCCCTGTTTACCATAGATAACCGTCCCCTGCTGGAGATCGTTCTGACCCGGCTGGCCGATGCCGGGTGCCGGGGCGCCATTGTCAACACCCACCACCTGCACGAAAAAATCGAGTCCTTTCTTTGGCGTCAGGGCTACCCCATGCCGGTGCAGACCCGTTACGAGCCTGAGATTCTTGGCACAGGGGGCGCCATTGCCAACTGCGCCGATTTTCTGAACAGCGGCCCGTTTCTGGTGATCAACAGCGATATTTATACGGATATCGACCCGGCCGATGTGCTGCGATTTCACCATGGCCACGACGCCCCGGTCACCCTGGTGCTGCACGACTTCCCGCGCTTTAACCGGGTATGGGTGGATGAGAAGGATCGCATCACCGGGTTTGGAGAAAACCGGAAGGCCGAGGCCGCGGGCATTCGGCAGCTGGCCTTTACCGGCATTCATGTAATTGATCCGCGAATTTTTGAATTTCTTCCCCCGGCAGGCGCGTTTTCCAACATCATCGAGGTGTATGACCGGATGATTTCAGAGGGTGTCCCGCTTCAGGCCATGACTGTTTCCGGCCACACCTGGCACGATATCGGCACACCCGGGGACTACCGGCAGACGGCCTTTGAAAGAACAGTTGAAACCGCGCAGATCCGGGCCTTTGGCAAGGCGACGCCTGTCCGTTTGCAGGAAATTGCCCCGGACGGCTCCGATGCCCGGTGGGCCCGCCTTGTTTCAGATTCGGGCAGCCTGGTGGCCTGCGACCGGGGTATCAGGGCAGTGGAGGGCACCGGTGAAACTCAGGCGTATGAAGCCATTGGCAGGCATTTTTACGATAAAGGCGTACATGTTCCCAAAATACATAATGCTGATCCATTTGCGGGTCTGGTGGTTATGGAAGATCTGGGCCCCACCTCTTTGCAGGACCTTGTGCTCCGTGCCCATACCGAAGAGAGCACAGTTGGCCTTTATCTGCCCGTGATCCGGAACCTGATCACCCTGGCCGTCAAAGGCGCTCAGGGATTTGACCCGGCCTGGACCTGCCAGACGCCGGAATATGACAAGACCCTGGTCCTGGAAAAGGAGTGCCGCTATTTTACGCAGGCCTTTGTATCCGGCTACCTTGGGCTTGAAGGTTTTTATAAAAGACTTTATGATGAATTTGAGATAGTTGTCGACAAAACATTAACGTTTGGCTTTAAGTTAATAATCCATAGGGACATGCAGTCCCGCAACATCATGATCAAAGATAAAAATCCATTTTTCATCGATTTTCAGGGCGCCCGGATCGGGCCGGTGCAGTATGACCTGGCCTCCCTGCTCATCGACCCCTATGTGGCCCTGCCCCAACCGGTTCAGGAGCGACTGGTCCATGAATACATGGACCGATTTGAAGAGTACCAAGCCTTTGATCCGGCCAATTTCCTGAAAGGATACGCCTGTTGTAAAGTGACACGTAACCTTCAGATGCTCGGTGCCTTTGGATTTCTTACGCAAAAAGGGAAAAAACAGTTTGCCCGGTATATTCCAACGGCTGCGGCCTCCCTGCCCGGCCATGTGGAAGAGATGGAGCAGGCCATTGATAAACCTTTTCCCAAATTAAAGGCCCTGGCCCGGGATATTGCCGAACGGATAAGGGCAAACGGCCAAAACAGCTCGTAA
- a CDS encoding NINE protein, whose amino-acid sequence MNNSNDTHMKTFGYILWLFGFTGSHRFYYGRPITGAIWFFTFGLFLVGWIVDLFLIPAMDRQADLRFASGKIDYNIAWLLLTFLGVFGVHRMYMGKWITGIIYLLTGGLFLIGYLYDFCTLNNQITMINRSSTDV is encoded by the coding sequence ATGAACAACTCCAACGACACTCACATGAAGACCTTCGGCTACATTCTCTGGCTGTTCGGATTTACCGGCTCCCACCGGTTTTACTACGGCAGGCCCATCACCGGCGCCATCTGGTTTTTCACCTTCGGCCTGTTTCTGGTCGGCTGGATCGTCGACCTGTTTCTGATCCCCGCCATGGACCGGCAGGCCGACCTGCGGTTTGCATCCGGAAAAATCGACTACAACATTGCCTGGCTGCTGCTCACTTTTCTGGGCGTTTTCGGGGTGCATCGCATGTACATGGGAAAGTGGATCACCGGCATTATCTACCTGCTCACCGGGGGACTTTTTCTCATAGGCTATCTTTACGACTTCTGCACCTTAAACAACCAGATCACCATGATCAACCGGTCATCAACAGACGTATAA